CCATCAATGCCATGGCGCGAGAAGTACTGGATGATGATCAACTGGGACCGCTGGTTGACCCTTATGGCGGTTGGGCTGATGTACAAGCGAAAGTACTGCGCCATGTGTCCCCAGCGTTCTCTGAAGACCCCGTGCGCATCCTGCGCGTGGCACGTTTCGCCGCACGCTGGTCGGACTTTACAGTTGCACCTGAAACCATGGATTTAATGAAGCAAATGATGGCGGACGGTGAAACGGCGGCACTCGTACCTGAACGGATTTGGCAGGAAATTGCCCGTGGCCTGATGGAAAACACACCATCGCGCATGATTGAAGTGCTGCGTGAATGTGGCTTACTCAAGCAATGGCTTCCCGAAGTCGACGCCTTATTTGGTGTGCCACAGCGTGCTGATTATCACCCAGAGGTTGATACAGGCGTACATGTCATGATGGTGTTGGATTTGAGTGCAAAAATGAACTTGAGTCTTGAAGCGCGTTATGCCTCACTGTGCCATGACTTGGGCAAGGGCAACACGCCCGCCAATATTTTGCCACGCCACACCGGCCATGAGGCTCGCGGTGTGCCATTGGCAGATGATTTGTCCAAACGTTTGCGTGCACCACGCGCATGCAGCGATTTAGCAAAACTCCTGTCTTATGATCACACCACTTTTTACTACCTGCCTGAACTGACCGTTGGTTCGGTTATGGATGTGTTTAAGCGAACCGATGCTTTGCGTCGCCCAGAACGTTTTTTAGAATTATTGCAATGCACTCAAGCCGACACACGTGGACGTGGTGGCGATTTCCCAAACCATCCAACGCCGTGGTTTGAAGCATGGCAAATGTTGCTCAAAAAAGTGATCGAGATGGATCATCAAGCTCTGGTGGCCAAATGGCAAGCCGATCCTGCAAAAATCCCAGCAATTCTCCATCAAGCACGTTGCGAAACCATTGCACCTGCTCTGATTGAATGGCAAAATAGCCACAAAACAAAAATGGCATAAACCATTAAAAAAATAAGCCTCAGGGAAAACTCATACACAAGGTCAGATCATGCTGCAATGGATCGCCCAGAAATGGCTCAAAGCCATGGGATGGACAACCGCTTATGCGCCGCCGCCAAACTCACATGGCATTTATATTGTTTACCCACACACCTCCAACTGGGATTTTCTCATGGGGGTATTGTGGAAATTTGCAATGAATATTCAGCCCCGCTGGGTGGCAAAACACACATGGTTTCGCCCACCAATGGGTTGGTTTATGCGCCGTTTGGGTGGTATTGGCATCAAACGTGATGGCAACCTCAATAACATCACCGCCTTAAGCAATGCCCTACTCAAAGAAAAGCATTGCTGGTTGGGCATGGCGATTGAAGGCACGCGCAGCTACAAACCATACATCCACATGGGCTATTATCACATTGCCCAAACAGCGAATATCCCCATCGGCATCGCTTTCATTGACTACAACACCAAAACCGTCGGTGTGCGTGAATACCGTTATGTCAAAGACAACATCACAGATGAACTGGCACAACTGGCGCTTGACTACGCGGGGATCGGTGCACTGTATCCAGAAAAAATGGGGCAGTTAAGTGTGCGTGACAAAATCCGCAAATAAAACCGCACACACAAAACATCACTTCGCGGGCTCTTTTTGCATCCAAGCACACGCACATGCGACCATCGCAAACACCAGCATCACCCCTGTCATGGCAAAGGCAGGACGGTGCGAGAACATGGACACCAGAACAGTCGAAACTGCAGCCGTGGCAAACTGCAAGGACACCGCTAATGCCGTGACAGAACCCGCCTGTTGGCGATCATGGCGATGCAACAAAATGGCCATGCCGTTTGCGCACAAAGCATTAACATGGGCAACATAGAGCACCACAAAAGGAATGATCCAACGCCCATAAGGCGTCAAAACCACCAAAACCAACCCAGCGAATGCCAATACACTGGCCTGATACACCATCAGCTTTTGCGCCGAAAACTGTTTGAGTAAATTTAAATTCAATGTTGTCACCAGAGACATGGCAATGATGTTTGAGCCAAACAACAAAGCAAACTCCAACTCAGTGAAACCAAGCAATTGCGTGTACACAAACGGCGCTCCTGAAATGAAAGCAAACATGCCCGACATCGCACACGCCATCAGCATCATGAGTGTCACATTGTCCCAAGTGAGCAATGCCCAATAAGAACGCAGCACACCGAACACATGCAAACCTTGGCTTTTATCGGGTTGATGCGTTTCTGGGACATCGCGATACACAAAATAAAACGCACCGCTGGCAAACACCGCCAACACCACAAAGATAAAACGCCAGCCTGCAATCATCAAACACACCGCACCAATAGACGGTGCCAATAAAGGAGCAGTCATCGTCACCAAGCTCATTTTTGACATCATGCTCGGCAACTGAGCGGGAGGGAAAATATCCCGCGTCGCCGCACGCGCCATTACCACACAAGCACCACAACCCAAAGCTTGAAAACCTCTGAGAATCAACAAATGCTGAACATCATTCACAAAAGCACACATCAGGCTGCTCACAGCAAACAAGGCGATCCCACTCAACAGCAATTTACGCCGTCCAAAGTAATCCGACAGTGGGCCATAAATCAACATGCCAATACAAAAACCTGCGAAAAACACACTTAAACTCAATTGTAACTGAGCCGAAGTGGCCGCTAAATCAATCGCCATCACTGGCAATGCGGGTAAATACATGTCAATCGCCAAAGCACCAAAGGCCACAACAGAGCTTAAAATCAGGATCAAGCGTGTAAACGGGGATTTAAAAGACATAAAGGATGACATACAAAGACGACCTGCGTAAAGTGAGATGGATAGGCGATCTATTATAAAGGTTTTTATAAAATACCGTACCGCAGCATTTTATGATCCCCCCATTCATCGCACACATTTATATAGCAAGAGTTGGTGATAATCAATAAGACCTGCACAAAAAAACCCACCCATGATGCATGGATGGGGAGAAAATGAGCGGATCTTAAGGATTAAGAAAATACAAAGCAAGTAGGGTTTCAGCTTATGCATAAACCCCAAGTCATTTCATCTGAATTAAAAAACATTTAAAACAAAACAACCGTTCAATCTTTGACTTTACGAGTGATGGTGTTTCGCCCAATGCCCAACAATTGAGCTGCTTTTTGACGGTGGTTTTGTGTAAACTTCAAAGCCTCATTGATGACCACCTGCTCAAACTGATCTTGCATTTTCAACATGACTGCGGGCTGACGATCGGCCAAAGCCTGAGCCACAGCCAACCTCAATGCATCTTGCCAATACAAAGCTGGGTTGCCTACTGGGTTAAAATCCCCCTCACTCGAAGGCATCACAGGCAAATCACGTACTTCAGGCGGCAGATCTGATTCGTTGACCTGTTGTGTCGGTGTCATCACAGACAACCAACGGCAAACATTGTCCAATTGGCGTACATTGCCTGGCCAGGCGGCTTTTTGGCACACGGCCAACGCAGCACTGGACAATACTTTGGGTGCATTCAAACCCAGATCTCTGGCCGCCAATTGTAAAAAATGTTGCATCAACAAAGGCACATCCTCAGAGCGATCACGCAATGGGGGCAAGTGAATGCCAACCACGTTCAAACGATGGTACAAGTCGGCACGGAACAAACCTTGCGCGACACGCAAAGCCAAATCTTGATGTGTGGCTGCAATCACACGCACATTGGCACGCACCAGCTCGTTGCCGCCCACACGGTAAAATACACTTTCAGACAGCACGCGCAACAATCGGGCTTGTAAGTCCAATGGCATGTCGCCAATCTCGTCTAAAAACAATGTGCCACCAGCGGCTTCTTCAAAACGCCCCGAACGGGCATGGGTGGCCCCAACGAAAGCCCCTTTTTCATGACCGAACAATTCGGATTCAAGCATGTTCGCAGGAATAGCAGCGGTACTGATGGCCACAAAAGGCCCGCTTGATCGACTGCTGGTGGCATGAATCGCACGCGCCACCAATTCTTTACCTGTGCCCGTTTCACCTGACAGCAAGACATTGACCTGAGTCGCAGACAAACGACCTATTGTGCGCAACACTTGCAAAATGGCTGGGCTTTGCCCAAACAGACCAAATTGTTGTGGTGCATCCACTGTTCGCTCTGCGTCAATTTGATTGGGCGCAGCAGGCTGCATGAAGCGTTTAAGCAATGACATCAACTCTTCAGTATCGAATGGTTTGGCTATATACTCCGCCGCACCCTCTTGAAATGTACTGACAGCATTATCCAAATCGGCATGCGCGGTCATCATGACCACAGGCACATCTGGTGCAATTTGTTTAAAATCCCTCAGCAATGAAATGCCCGAAACACCAGGCATGCGAATGTCCGACAACAATAATGCCGGATAATCCCCAGGCTGACGAATTTTGACTGGTGTTCGATTCCAGTTGTCCAAGGCATCCAGCACCTCTTGTCCATCGGCAAACATGCGATAAGGCAAACGTGACTTTTGTAAAGCTTTGTCCAGCACCCAGCGGATGCTTTTATCATCGTCCACCACCCAGACCGTGGGTTTGTCGTTGAGTCCATAAGCCATTGCGTGCTCCTAAATAAAAAATCATGTTTGTGTATTCACCGTATAACAAAACTCGTAAAGAATTCGAGGCTTTGATTTACGGGTTGATTGGGCTTAAATTGGATTTTATGCGGTTCTCCCTCTCAAAATCTCTAAACCCAAGCCAGCCTAAGCAAGTACAAAGCAGGGGTTTACTTTGCTATTCACTGCATTGACTGTAGTCATTTACCCCTTGGCGTTCCTATTGTCCTTTGACAAAGGCAACAGTACCCGCATTTGAGTGTGACCAGGGCGGCTGTTCACTTCAATGGTACCGCCATGTTGTTGGGCAATTTGTATCGCCACCGACAAGCCCAACCCCGTTCCACCTTCACGTTGACTGACCATCGGTAAAAACAAGGTGTCATAAATTTCAGGGGCGACGCCAGGTCCATTGTCCATCACAGACAACTCAACCATCAGTGGGTGCATGATTTGATTCACCACACAATGTCGAACCACACGCGTACGAATGGTCACTTTGGGCGCGCCTTGTGCACCGCGCAAAACGGCTTGCGCTGCATTCTGTACCAAATTCAGCAACAGTTGCTGCAAATAATCCGAAACACCACGCACATCAGGCACACTCACATCGTAATCACGAATCAGCTCAAGTTGCGTGCCAAATTCAATTTGTGCCAAACGGTACACGGATTCACACACCACATGAATGTTAAGCACTTGCATTTGTGCCAAGCCTTGACGGTATGGCACGAGAAATTGATCGACCATGTGTTTCAAACGATCCACTTGAGCAATCATCATCTCGGTGTACTCCATCAAATCGGGCGCAACCTCTTCCAATTCATTTTGCAGCAATTGAGCGGCCCCCCGAATGCCCCCCAATGGATTTTTAACCTCATGAGCCAATTGACGCATCAAGAGTTGATGGTTTTGCATCTGTGCACGCCATTGTGCATCTTGACTGGCATTTTCGTATGCACCAAGTTGGTGACATTCCAAACAATATGAATCAACTTGCCCCA
The window above is part of the Ephemeroptericola cinctiostellae genome. Proteins encoded here:
- a CDS encoding multifunctional CCA addition/repair protein, whose translation is MPSTTYQVGGAVRDALLGHPSNDIDFVVVGSTPETMLAMGYSPVGKDFPVFLHPKTHAEYALARTERKIGQGYTGFSVHYAPDVTLEDDLARRDLTINAMAREVLDDDQLGPLVDPYGGWADVQAKVLRHVSPAFSEDPVRILRVARFAARWSDFTVAPETMDLMKQMMADGETAALVPERIWQEIARGLMENTPSRMIEVLRECGLLKQWLPEVDALFGVPQRADYHPEVDTGVHVMMVLDLSAKMNLSLEARYASLCHDLGKGNTPANILPRHTGHEARGVPLADDLSKRLRAPRACSDLAKLLSYDHTTFYYLPELTVGSVMDVFKRTDALRRPERFLELLQCTQADTRGRGGDFPNHPTPWFEAWQMLLKKVIEMDHQALVAKWQADPAKIPAILHQARCETIAPALIEWQNSHKTKMA
- a CDS encoding 1-acyl-sn-glycerol-3-phosphate acyltransferase gives rise to the protein MLQWIAQKWLKAMGWTTAYAPPPNSHGIYIVYPHTSNWDFLMGVLWKFAMNIQPRWVAKHTWFRPPMGWFMRRLGGIGIKRDGNLNNITALSNALLKEKHCWLGMAIEGTRSYKPYIHMGYYHIAQTANIPIGIAFIDYNTKTVGVREYRYVKDNITDELAQLALDYAGIGALYPEKMGQLSVRDKIRK
- a CDS encoding multidrug effflux MFS transporter; the encoded protein is MSFKSPFTRLILILSSVVAFGALAIDMYLPALPVMAIDLAATSAQLQLSLSVFFAGFCIGMLIYGPLSDYFGRRKLLLSGIALFAVSSLMCAFVNDVQHLLILRGFQALGCGACVVMARAATRDIFPPAQLPSMMSKMSLVTMTAPLLAPSIGAVCLMIAGWRFIFVVLAVFASGAFYFVYRDVPETHQPDKSQGLHVFGVLRSYWALLTWDNVTLMMLMACAMSGMFAFISGAPFVYTQLLGFTELEFALLFGSNIIAMSLVTTLNLNLLKQFSAQKLMVYQASVLAFAGLVLVVLTPYGRWIIPFVVLYVAHVNALCANGMAILLHRHDRQQAGSVTALAVSLQFATAAVSTVLVSMFSHRPAFAMTGVMLVFAMVACACAWMQKEPAK
- the ntrC gene encoding nitrogen regulation protein NR(I) encodes the protein MAYGLNDKPTVWVVDDDKSIRWVLDKALQKSRLPYRMFADGQEVLDALDNWNRTPVKIRQPGDYPALLLSDIRMPGVSGISLLRDFKQIAPDVPVVMMTAHADLDNAVSTFQEGAAEYIAKPFDTEELMSLLKRFMQPAAPNQIDAERTVDAPQQFGLFGQSPAILQVLRTIGRLSATQVNVLLSGETGTGKELVARAIHATSSRSSGPFVAISTAAIPANMLESELFGHEKGAFVGATHARSGRFEEAAGGTLFLDEIGDMPLDLQARLLRVLSESVFYRVGGNELVRANVRVIAATHQDLALRVAQGLFRADLYHRLNVVGIHLPPLRDRSEDVPLLMQHFLQLAARDLGLNAPKVLSSAALAVCQKAAWPGNVRQLDNVCRWLSVMTPTQQVNESDLPPEVRDLPVMPSSEGDFNPVGNPALYWQDALRLAVAQALADRQPAVMLKMQDQFEQVVINEALKFTQNHRQKAAQLLGIGRNTITRKVKD
- the glnL gene encoding nitrogen regulation protein NR(II), producing MNKMSVTVDALQNAVAVLDRQARVKALNSAAQMMWGSTVAHAQGVTIGHWFEHDETLSKLLQHMAHGKNEVCRGVLRLLRVQDEMTDSVLVHVIVSPVHESAFLGQVDSYCLECHQLGAYENASQDAQWRAQMQNHQLLMRQLAHEVKNPLGGIRGAAQLLQNELEEVAPDLMEYTEMMIAQVDRLKHMVDQFLVPYRQGLAQMQVLNIHVVCESVYRLAQIEFGTQLELIRDYDVSVPDVRGVSDYLQQLLLNLVQNAAQAVLRGAQGAPKVTIRTRVVRHCVVNQIMHPLMVELSVMDNGPGVAPEIYDTLFLPMVSQREGGTGLGLSVAIQIAQQHGGTIEVNSRPGHTQMRVLLPLSKDNRNAKG